A window of the Lolium perenne isolate Kyuss_39 chromosome 7, Kyuss_2.0, whole genome shotgun sequence genome harbors these coding sequences:
- the LOC127316966 gene encoding uncharacterized protein has product MVHPSDGQSWKRFDQKHPNEASNCPNMSGRKASSSSLLDQMHQRKPGPGASRRSARPIIPTRRYEDADGGRGGRGGGRAGGRGGGRAGGRGGGRAGGRGGNAQLLLADIPSASGSVASQSLDEEEDTREEEEDTREEEEESRDEEASTEMAPKKLRIRGEAQVPDESKEPATEDEKWLLVPGKIENFTYTGKNVRVPGSLIGAAIRKYWPGMYTPVLGGESKLAYTWEDYEIAPYPGFASAADAVIKKFWRNYRVATEHKDRADVVLRNMCRKLTRQQWYNQRITCIGHFYAEQGVRYTKPEIVQGLAPAMTIDDFMSVVPHWADNNKRAAFMELVKNWVGENPDFKAVSDRNKANRGSQGTHTAGSSSTDRYRERLGKKLGRELGEMEAWTHMKLVTPGPNEPRPAPEMYYGKAKENKERYCEEYAKLHPEVEDPMTEPVDEVAMMLAGYGQPHGHQGYPPSGSYATSSRTTCRSRVEVDTQLEEAYAVAYEEYLEKVKEHDLVKDAYVQWTSNQMASFTRFMMTGVREEPLPEPPHPGPTPVFPSKEEFYIMYKRQRQLTPGLGESGNDTPCGTPMHPGRHSPGASAEPRHFSGSGGSRRGSTSPSTVEIQRPHFTHSELDRL; this is encoded by the exons ATGGTACATCCATCTGATGGTCAATCATGGAAGCGCTTCGATCAAAAGCACCCAAATGAGGCAA gtaattgccccaatatgagcggacggaaggcatcatcgagctccttgcttgatcagatgcATCAGCGGAAGCCAGGGCCGGGTGCTTCCAGACGGAGTGCAAGACCCATTATTCCCACCCGGCGTTACGAAGACGCAGACGGAggacggggaggacgagggggaggacgagctggaggacgagggggaggacgagctggaggacgagggggaggacgagctggaggacgaggggggaatgcacagctccttctagctgacattccctctgcttctggctcagtggcttcacagtcgctggacgaggaggaggacactagggaggaggaggaggacactagggaggaggaggaggagtctagggacgaggaggcttcgacggagatggctccgaagaagttgcggattcgtggggaagcgcaggttcccgatgagagtaaggaacctgctacggaggatgagaagtggctccttgtcccaggaaagataga gaatttcacatacacggggaagaatgtccgcgtgccagggagtctgattggagctgctattaggaagtactggccggggatgtacactccggtccttgggggcgagtccaagctagcctacacttgggaagactatgagatagcgccttaccctggctttgcttccgccgccgacgccgtgatcaagaagttttgg cgcaactacagggtggcgactgagcataaggatagggcggacgtggtgctccgtaacatgtgtcggaagttgacacggcagcagtggtacaaccagaggatcacgtgcatcggccacttctatgctgagcagggcgtaaggtacacaaagcctgagattgtgcagggactcgccccggctatgacgatagatgacttcatgtcg gttgtaccacattgggctgataataataagagggccgccttcatggagttggtcaagaattgggtcggcgaaaaccccgatttcaaggccgtgagcgaccggaacaaggccaaccgtggttctcagggaacacacactgcggggagcagcagcaccgatcgctatcgggagcgtctg gggaagaagctcgggagggaacttggtgagatggaagcgtggacgcacatgaagctggtgacgcccggtccgaacgagcctcggcccgcgcctgagatgtactacggcaaggccaaagagaacaaggaaagatactgcgaggagtacgccaagctccatccagaggtggaggaccctatgaccgagccggtcgacgaggtggcgatgatgctggCGGGGTACGGCCAGCCGCATGGAC atcaaggctaccctccctccggcagctacgctacctcctcgcggactacatgccgttctcgggtagaggttgat actcagctcgaggaggcctatgcagtagcttacgaggagtatctcgagaaggttaaggagcatgaccttgtgaaagatgcctatgtccagtggacgagcaaccagatggcg agtttcactcggttcatgatgactggagtgcgagaggaaccactcccagagccacctcatccggggccgacgccagtgttcccgtccaaggaggagttctatatcatgtacaagcgtcagcgtcagttgaccccg ggattgggagaatccgggaacgacactccttgtggtacgccgatgcaccccggtcgccattctcctggtgcttctgccgaacctcggcatttttctggttccggtggctctcgtcgtggttctacctccccgagcaccgtcgagatacagcggcctcacttcacccactcggagctagatcgtctgtag